The DNA segment TCGCGGAAGACGCGGGGTTCGGTCGCCAGGCCGCTGCGGACGTCGATGTAGTGGGCGACGTACTGTTCGACGTCGAGGTCCGCGCCGTCCTCGAGCCGGTTCGTCATGGCCCGGTGGGTGTGCTCGGTGAACCACTTCCGCAGCTCGCTGGAGATCCCCGTCGGCTGCCGGGGGCCGCCGGTGTGGGCGCGTTCGAGAACGGCGACGTGGTCGGGCAGGAAGCGCTCGGTCCACGCGTTCCATTCCGGATACGGGATGCCCGGCCGGTTGTCCGGGGTGATGTCGGGGTCGTTGTCCTGCGGCCGGCTGGGTGGCGGAAGATTCGGGTTGCGTACCCCGCCGTCGCCACCGACCGGTACGGAATACGGTCTGGGCAAGCGTTTCTGGGTCGACGTCCACGGCATCCTGCCGAACGTCCTGCGCAGCCGGTCGGAGATTCCATGCGGCATCGTGTAGGCGAGCGGAAGCCTGCCGAGCAGTGCGGGAACGGCCAGATTCCGCTCCGACCGCGCCAGCTCGATCGCACGATTGAACATCTCGGTGGCCGGGGTGTCCCCAGATGTGACCGCGAGATCCGGCAGCGCGCTGCGTATTTCGCTCAGCAGCCCCGGCCATGTCGACGCGACCCAGCCCAGTGCCACTTCGGCTTCGACCAGCGTCAGCGCGGTGAGTTCGCGGACGGTGAGTTCGTGCAGCCGGAAACCCGCGATCCGCTCCTTGGACGGTGCGCACTGCAACGCGACACCACAGGTCAACGTTCTGCGTGTCCAGTCCTTTTCCGGTGGCGGGTAGGGGACGTGGACCACGTCGAGTGCGGGGCCGACGCCGAACCGGCGGTGCGTTCCGGTCATCAGTCGCGCCCCGTCGCGGCGACGGCCGCTCAGGGCGACGGCGGTGACGGCGCAACGACGTTCGACCGCGAGGGCGTGCCCATCGTCGAGTTCGGTCATCGACTCAGAAGGTGCCGATGTTGGAGAACATCCAGTACCAGAACCAGATGATCAGACCGGTGCCGCCCCACGCCGCGACATATCGGAGTATTTCCCAGATCCAGTCCACGTTTGGACCTCCTGTCTCGTTGCGGCACAGCATTTTCGGACTTCACATCGATCAGTCCGAGAAGATCTCCCGGTTGACCGAATGCAGGTAGGGGATCGCCAGGAACGGTGTGATGTAGAAGATGTCGTAGAGCCACCAGCCGATGACCGGGAAGATCACGCCGGCATAGCGGACGTCGGCGAACATGGTCATGTTGAACACATACGTGCACCAGATGACGATGCCCATCCAGCAGGTGACGATCATCCACTGGTGGCCCCAGCGTTTCATCTGCAGGAAGCCGATCGCCGCGGCGATGCGCATGGTGAAAACCGTCAGGATGAGGCCCACCTCGAGCGCCTTCTCACCGGGGCCCGCCGCCCCACCCAGCCACAGTTCGTTGTAGTGCCAGAAGTACCCGGCGTCGAACATGGCGCCCCAGCCGTTGAGCAGCACCCGGGCCAGCAGCGTGTGGTGGGCCACGAGGTCCAGCGCCCAGCCGAAGATGTTGATGGCGGCGTCGATGATGACGAGGTAGCCGAGCAGTGTCACCAGCATCGGCCGGACGGTGAGCCCGTCGCGCTGTGCCCGCCGCAGCAACCACACCCCGCGCAGGAACAGCGGCAGCCCGAAGATTCCCAGCGCCGCGGTGCCGATCAGCACGCTGCCCGAGATCAACCACTTGTCGGCTTGGCGCTGCGCGAGCCGGGACTGCTCCAGATGCTCGTCCAGACCGCTGCCGGTGTTCAGCGTCGGCAGATCCACGCCGCCCCCTCCTACCGTTTGCTCGCTATGAGCGTGGCAGGTTCACTGACTCAAGTCAACAACTCAGCGTGCGGCCATACCCCGCAGCGTGGTGGCGACGTAGTCGTCGAGCATGGCGCTCTGATCGGGCCAGCCATGGGTCGTGGTCAGCAGCGCGTAGAGGCCGAGCAGGAAGAACACCGCACAGTTGAAGGCATTCGCCTCCGGATCGGCGTCCCCGCGCTCTTTGGCGAGTTCGATCTCCCGGGCGACCGCCTCGATGACGGGATGGTCCATGTGCGCCTCCGCCGGCGGGCGGGTCTGTGAGAAGTGCAGGGCGAGGAAGTCCTTGAACAGCACGGCGCCCAG comes from the Mycolicibacterium litorale genome and includes:
- a CDS encoding nitric oxide reductase activation protein NorD, giving the protein MTELDDGHALAVERRCAVTAVALSGRRRDGARLMTGTHRRFGVGPALDVVHVPYPPPEKDWTRRTLTCGVALQCAPSKERIAGFRLHELTVRELTALTLVEAEVALGWVASTWPGLLSEIRSALPDLAVTSGDTPATEMFNRAIELARSERNLAVPALLGRLPLAYTMPHGISDRLRRTFGRMPWTSTQKRLPRPYSVPVGGDGGVRNPNLPPPSRPQDNDPDITPDNRPGIPYPEWNAWTERFLPDHVAVLERAHTGGPRQPTGISSELRKWFTEHTHRAMTNRLEDGADLDVEQYVAHYIDVRSGLATEPRVFRDLLPAGRDVTTALLLDGSSSLGVHGGRVFRLELACADALSRAMTAARERHGIFVFTGNTRHRVEVNCLKDFGDRRFVPPGALGLSTGGYTRLGAPLRHLTSRLLAQPSERRLLIVIGDGLISDEGYEGRYAWADAAHAVEEAADAGVSMYYVGVGPVRVDPLPEVFGSRRYQRIRRVDELPRVLAHVHRELVTA